Proteins encoded within one genomic window of Pirellulales bacterium:
- a CDS encoding PQQ-binding-like beta-propeller repeat protein, translating into MPRALLGGLVLLLFLPELIQADNWPTWRGPRGNSVSTEQNLPLVWNSARGVAWKTEIPGWGTSTPAIWDKWLFVTSQHERDLLLHKLDKVTGQIVWSKTVGQGDVARAPLQKKSDTERQSQKFHELHNLASPSPVTNGQVVVTHFGNGDLAAYDFDGNQLWHRNLQADHGPYTIWWGHANSPVIFEDMVISVCMQDNLVGTGAPPAASYLVAHDVRTGDVRWHTPRATQATAEECDSYTTPLLRQIGDRVELLLMGGNQLDAYDPRTGRQLWAIPGLTGGRTVTGPTLHGDAFGQYVTTTIGMKGPMLTFKLPAADKPLAGEQNKGKMTAWRHDKGTPDSASPVVWENLLFYVTDDGIVRAFDSQTGQPKWQERLPGQYKASPLAADGRVYFVNQSGLTTVLAAGTRYEKLVENQLDDQFIASPAVSEGRIYLRGKQALWCVGKE; encoded by the coding sequence ATGCCACGCGCTCTCCTCGGCGGACTGGTTTTATTGCTGTTTTTACCTGAGTTGATACAGGCCGATAACTGGCCCACGTGGCGCGGCCCGCGGGGCAATAGCGTCAGCACCGAACAAAATCTGCCGCTGGTGTGGAACTCCGCCCGGGGCGTGGCCTGGAAAACCGAAATTCCCGGCTGGGGGACCAGCACTCCCGCCATCTGGGATAAATGGTTGTTTGTCACTTCCCAGCATGAGCGGGATTTATTGCTGCACAAACTGGACAAAGTGACGGGGCAAATCGTCTGGTCAAAAACCGTCGGTCAGGGAGATGTGGCCCGCGCTCCCCTGCAAAAAAAATCCGACACGGAACGCCAATCCCAAAAATTCCATGAATTGCACAATCTGGCTAGCCCTTCTCCCGTAACGAACGGCCAGGTGGTGGTCACGCACTTTGGCAATGGCGACCTGGCGGCGTATGACTTTGACGGCAATCAATTGTGGCATCGCAACCTGCAGGCCGATCACGGACCTTATACCATCTGGTGGGGCCACGCCAACAGTCCGGTGATTTTTGAAGACATGGTCATTAGTGTCTGCATGCAGGACAACCTGGTCGGAACGGGCGCTCCCCCGGCCGCCAGTTATCTCGTCGCGCATGATGTGCGCACGGGGGATGTTCGCTGGCACACGCCCCGCGCCACCCAGGCCACCGCCGAAGAATGCGACTCCTACACCACGCCGTTGTTACGCCAGATAGGCGACCGCGTGGAATTACTCCTTATGGGAGGAAACCAGCTCGACGCCTACGATCCCCGCACCGGGAGGCAGCTTTGGGCCATTCCCGGATTGACCGGCGGACGGACCGTGACTGGGCCGACCTTGCATGGCGATGCCTTTGGACAATATGTGACGACCACTATCGGGATGAAAGGCCCCATGTTGACGTTTAAACTGCCAGCCGCCGATAAGCCCCTTGCCGGTGAACAAAACAAAGGCAAAATGACCGCCTGGCGCCACGACAAGGGGACCCCCGATAGCGCTTCTCCCGTGGTGTGGGAAAACCTGCTGTTTTATGTGACGGACGATGGCATTGTGCGGGCTTTTGATAGTCAAACCGGCCAGCCCAAATGGCAGGAACGCCTACCCGGCCAGTATAAGGCCAGTCCGCTTGCGGCCGATGGGCGAGTTTACTTTGTCAATCAATCCGGTTTGACCACGGTTCTGGCGGCGGGAACGCGCTATGAAAAACTGGTGGAAAACCAGCTTGACGACCAGTTTATTGCCTCGCCAGCGGTCAGTGAGGGGCGGATCTATCTGCGGGGCAAGCAAGCTCTGTGGTGCGTGGGCAAAGAATAA
- a CDS encoding ABC transporter ATP-binding protein, which produces MTQPTNAIVCRNVVKEFGSGGAKVRALRGVDLDVPFGELVLLVGESGCGKTTLLSIIASILDPTSGEVQVLGTDITRLWGGRKVRFRGKNIGFVFQQYNLLPSLTACENVAIPLIILGYRRGVALRRAREILAMVGLENRQHALPNELSGGQQQRVAISRALVHDPAIIICDEPTAALDAENGRLVIQLLRQVAVQPNRAVVVVTHDNRIFEFGDRIAHMEDGRVDSVTVQKVEV; this is translated from the coding sequence GTGACTCAACCGACTAATGCCATCGTCTGCCGCAATGTGGTTAAGGAATTTGGCTCCGGCGGCGCTAAAGTGCGGGCTTTGCGCGGAGTGGACTTGGATGTTCCTTTTGGCGAATTGGTGCTGCTGGTCGGAGAAAGCGGTTGCGGCAAGACCACGCTGTTATCCATTATCGCCAGCATTCTGGATCCCACGTCGGGTGAGGTGCAAGTCCTGGGGACCGATATCACGCGGCTGTGGGGGGGGCGAAAAGTCCGGTTTCGCGGCAAGAATATCGGCTTTGTCTTTCAGCAGTACAATCTGCTCCCCTCGCTGACCGCGTGCGAGAATGTGGCCATACCGCTGATCATTTTGGGCTATCGCCGCGGCGTGGCCCTGCGCCGCGCGCGGGAAATTCTGGCGATGGTCGGCCTGGAAAATCGCCAGCATGCCTTGCCAAATGAACTGTCCGGTGGACAGCAACAACGCGTGGCGATCTCGCGGGCCTTGGTGCATGATCCGGCGATCATCATTTGCGACGAACCGACCGCCGCCCTCGATGCCGAAAATGGCCGCCTGGTCATTCAATTACTCAGACAAGTCGCCGTCCAACCCAACCGCGCGGTCGTGGTGGTCACCCACGATAATCGCATCTTTGAATTTGGGGACCGCATCGCCCATATGGAAGATGGGCGGGTCGATTCGGTCACCGTGCAAAAGGTGGAGGTGTAG
- a CDS encoding thioredoxin-like domain-containing protein: MWNFTSMRGKQGVGINPSFAISVKTVIPGGWGLALACLLCSLIWAAEPALPAAAQSETPAAADTPPAASNTPAAEPAAPQANPAPAGVAAGPLPHPFPRRIKAPSLNIGAQWLNTAEPLDIRDLRGKFVLLDFWTYCCINCLHILPELKKLEQAYPGELVVIGVHSAKFDTEQDTANIREAILRYNIEHPVVNDAEHKIWDTYFVNSWPSLRIIDPEGNLVGVHSGEVDFESLDQFLKTALPYYEQNKLLDKKPLNFALEASKAAKTPLRFPGKILADAPGGRLFIADSNHHRIIVTDLTGKLLQIIGKGVAGRDDGNFSLATFQNPQGLDLRDNTLYVADTDNHLLRKIDLAQQTVTTIAGDGRQSHLPWPGLTEEMLLSPFAKLPERFVGPPLKTSLNSPWDVKLVGTDLLIAMAGPHQIWRMPLDQSEIGPYAGSGREHLSDGALLPERPFQRGSSAFAQPSGLAILGQELFVADSEGSAIRGVPLPDNPQGKVRTIVGAANQPDALFVFGDVDGPVEKARLQHCLGVAADQNQLFVADTYNNKIKQIDLTAKSITTLAGTGKPGKTDGKLAEFDEPAGLAVAAGKVYVADTNNHLIRVIDLADGTTGTLAIAGLQPPAPVMEAANPPKKPKFRNPQQIKLEAVTVKPVEGQLELKVQLTLPTDWKINNLAPAIYYVEVEGETGPVDRTVLGEAGKNTEGMETFVIPLKLAADMGQDTVKVSLNYYICKGGPEGICTTGSVEWTASIKVTPDGKDAIVPLPATVEEPK, encoded by the coding sequence ATGTGGAATTTTACATCGATGAGGGGAAAACAGGGGGTGGGGATTAATCCATCCTTCGCCATTTCGGTAAAAACCGTCATTCCAGGGGGCTGGGGACTGGCTCTGGCCTGCTTGCTTTGTAGCCTTATCTGGGCCGCCGAGCCTGCATTGCCCGCCGCAGCACAAAGCGAAACTCCGGCGGCAGCGGACACGCCTCCCGCCGCCAGCAACACTCCCGCCGCGGAGCCCGCCGCGCCCCAGGCTAATCCCGCCCCGGCTGGTGTTGCGGCAGGGCCGTTGCCGCATCCCTTTCCCCGGCGGATCAAGGCTCCATCGCTAAATATAGGTGCTCAGTGGCTGAACACGGCCGAGCCGCTGGATATTCGCGATTTACGGGGTAAGTTTGTATTGCTGGACTTTTGGACCTACTGCTGCATTAATTGCCTGCATATTTTACCGGAGCTAAAGAAGCTGGAGCAGGCTTATCCTGGTGAATTGGTGGTGATCGGCGTTCATTCGGCCAAATTTGACACCGAGCAAGACACGGCCAACATCCGCGAGGCGATCCTGCGGTACAACATTGAACACCCCGTGGTGAACGACGCCGAGCATAAGATATGGGACACGTATTTTGTTAATAGCTGGCCCAGTCTGCGAATTATCGACCCAGAGGGAAACTTGGTGGGAGTGCACAGCGGCGAAGTTGATTTTGAATCATTGGATCAATTTCTCAAAACGGCCCTTCCTTATTATGAGCAAAACAAACTTCTTGACAAAAAGCCGTTAAACTTTGCCCTGGAAGCGAGCAAAGCGGCCAAAACCCCGCTGCGTTTTCCCGGCAAAATCCTGGCCGACGCCCCCGGGGGCCGGTTGTTTATCGCCGATAGCAACCACCACCGCATTATCGTGACCGACTTGACGGGCAAACTGCTCCAAATCATTGGCAAGGGAGTTGCCGGGCGGGATGATGGAAATTTTTCGCTGGCGACGTTTCAAAATCCGCAGGGGTTGGATCTGCGGGATAACACCCTCTATGTGGCCGATACCGACAACCATCTGCTGCGCAAAATCGACCTTGCCCAGCAAACGGTTACGACCATCGCCGGAGATGGGCGCCAGAGCCACCTTCCCTGGCCGGGCTTGACGGAGGAAATGCTCCTTAGCCCGTTTGCCAAACTCCCTGAGCGGTTTGTCGGGCCGCCGTTAAAAACCAGCCTGAATAGTCCCTGGGACGTTAAACTGGTGGGGACGGATTTGCTGATTGCCATGGCCGGACCACACCAAATTTGGCGCATGCCCCTGGACCAGTCCGAAATCGGCCCCTACGCCGGCAGCGGACGCGAACACCTTAGCGATGGCGCGCTGTTGCCTGAACGCCCCTTTCAACGCGGCAGCTCCGCCTTTGCCCAACCCAGTGGCTTGGCGATCCTGGGGCAAGAACTCTTTGTGGCCGATTCCGAGGGGAGCGCCATTCGCGGTGTTCCCCTTCCTGATAATCCGCAGGGGAAGGTCCGCACCATTGTCGGGGCCGCCAACCAGCCAGACGCCTTGTTTGTCTTTGGAGATGTCGATGGTCCCGTGGAAAAAGCCCGCCTGCAGCATTGCCTGGGCGTGGCGGCGGATCAAAATCAACTCTTTGTGGCCGATACGTACAACAACAAAATTAAGCAAATCGATCTGACCGCCAAATCGATTACCACGTTGGCGGGGACCGGCAAACCGGGGAAAACTGACGGCAAATTGGCCGAATTTGACGAACCGGCGGGCTTGGCCGTGGCCGCTGGAAAAGTCTACGTGGCCGATACAAATAATCACCTGATCCGCGTGATTGACCTGGCCGACGGCACCACTGGAACCCTGGCGATAGCGGGGCTGCAACCTCCCGCTCCCGTGATGGAGGCCGCCAACCCGCCCAAGAAGCCCAAATTTCGCAATCCCCAACAAATCAAGCTGGAAGCGGTTACGGTTAAACCCGTGGAGGGTCAATTAGAGTTGAAAGTTCAACTTACCCTGCCAACGGATTGGAAAATCAATAATCTGGCTCCGGCGATATACTATGTCGAAGTAGAGGGAGAGACCGGCCCCGTTGATCGCACGGTCCTGGGCGAAGCGGGGAAAAACACCGAGGGAATGGAAACCTTTGTTATTCCCTTAAAACTGGCGGCGGATATGGGCCAGGATACCGTGAAGGTGTCGCTGAATTATTACATCTGCAAAGGAGGCCCCGAGGGGATCTGCACAACGGGTAGCGTCGAATGGACCGCGTCGATCAAAGTTACCCCCGATGGCAAAGACGCGATCGTGCCATTACCCGCCACCGTGGAAGAGCCAAAGTAA
- a CDS encoding DUF1573 domain-containing protein, whose translation MFSQTSHEFGTVAFGAKTEFRFKLKNLYVEDLHITGVRSSCGCTTPAIVLPGESKPLNELTLKTYESGEILATFNTHKMTGYKSATLTVTIDRPFPAEVQLQVKGQILTEIAVNPNFVDLSTVNQGSAAEKVVTVTRTGRRDWKINDVRCVNTNFEVEVVEKARTLSSVNYDLKVRLKENAPAGVINDQLVLVTNDDRMPQFPIQVQGEVKPEISLTPNLWMAGSLNPGDEVKRVLVVRNNRQQPFKIVNLSCEDTGVQFKPLNVDSPAKPTHIIPITLVAQATPGKQSAKLRIETDLGALPQEMTITYLVRGTPTTNPPPAEGGTNNQVGNQNQNKPAVKSEATTAKPNTGAAVSVMKQITPAASGAVATDTQVAVVGNLVAETANLLPDATAPITVQKPITDAAVQPATQPTAVQGSSAANRNPSPPRTPTPPRRLFRNR comes from the coding sequence ATGTTCTCCCAAACCAGCCACGAATTTGGCACGGTGGCGTTTGGCGCAAAGACCGAGTTTCGCTTTAAACTAAAAAATCTGTATGTCGAAGACCTGCACATCACCGGCGTGCGCAGCAGTTGCGGTTGCACCACCCCCGCGATTGTCCTTCCCGGTGAAAGCAAGCCGCTCAACGAACTTACCTTAAAGACCTACGAATCCGGCGAAATCCTCGCGACATTTAACACGCACAAAATGACGGGTTATAAATCCGCGACCTTGACGGTGACGATTGACCGCCCGTTTCCCGCGGAAGTGCAATTGCAGGTAAAGGGTCAAATCTTGACCGAGATCGCGGTAAATCCGAATTTTGTCGATCTTTCCACCGTCAACCAAGGGAGCGCCGCCGAAAAGGTGGTCACTGTCACCCGGACCGGCCGCCGCGACTGGAAGATTAACGATGTGCGCTGCGTTAACACGAACTTTGAAGTGGAAGTCGTGGAAAAAGCCCGTACGCTATCATCGGTAAATTACGACCTGAAAGTGCGTCTGAAAGAAAATGCGCCCGCCGGCGTCATTAATGATCAGTTGGTCCTGGTTACTAATGACGACCGCATGCCGCAATTTCCCATTCAGGTTCAAGGAGAGGTAAAACCCGAAATCAGCCTAACCCCCAATTTATGGATGGCTGGCTCGCTTAACCCCGGTGACGAAGTAAAACGGGTGTTGGTGGTCCGCAATAATCGCCAGCAACCCTTCAAGATTGTCAATTTGTCCTGTGAAGACACGGGCGTTCAATTTAAACCCTTAAACGTCGATTCTCCGGCAAAACCGACCCACATTATTCCCATCACGTTGGTGGCCCAAGCCACCCCTGGCAAACAGTCGGCCAAATTGCGGATTGAAACCGATTTGGGCGCTCTACCGCAAGAAATGACGATCACCTATTTGGTGCGCGGCACGCCGACAACGAATCCCCCGCCAGCAGAGGGGGGAACCAATAACCAAGTAGGAAACCAAAATCAGAACAAACCCGCGGTCAAATCCGAGGCGACCACGGCCAAGCCGAACACGGGTGCGGCGGTCAGTGTTATGAAACAAATCACCCCCGCCGCCTCGGGCGCCGTGGCGACAGACACACAAGTGGCCGTAGTGGGTAATTTGGTCGCGGAAACGGCAAATTTGCTTCCTGACGCAACTGCCCCGATTACCGTGCAAAAACCGATCACCGACGCCGCGGTTCAACCCGCCACCCAACCCACCGCGGTTCAAGGCAGTTCCGCGGCAAATCGCAATCCTTCCCCCCCCCGCACTCCCACTCCCCCGAGGCGTCTCTTTCGCAATCGATAA
- a CDS encoding PDZ domain-containing protein, with protein MKCCAGWLKTGMIVCGLAGGLGWLWQSGGELTGLTVGTTNWPDLWSVDRVVSSRFADDWYFVDEAAPPAERPAPGRDGPERSWGPGFWDQLTRRDAVRYPGDEGKNHTRIKDTFRPIVAQTSKSVVRIYCDNEPATLGLIVNADGQILTKASQLKGHITCQVAGGKKYPLTVLGVLREHDLALGKIDAPNLAPADWRKAETPPLGNFLITPDGNGDVVALGVVSVAPRKISAPSGILGILLGQTDRGPKIERVLEGSAAEQAGLLVNDVILQVNEWEVKSRESMIELIGNFRPGEKLSLKILRNGTKLEIGATLGRPETGRPVTARGFRRTEDERLAGDLSERRGGFAQALQHDTVLRPYQCGGPVVDLDGKVAGINIARADRVASYALPANVVQEALRELQTGKHPAGPELQGTNADRLREKIQQLQEALASAEKSQAATNEEVEKLRAELEKTDEPSEKLRDSLDKAEKSHESAVAAEQKARQELANAQKQLRQLD; from the coding sequence ATGAAATGTTGCGCGGGTTGGTTAAAAACGGGGATGATTGTTTGTGGCCTGGCTGGCGGCCTGGGTTGGCTGTGGCAATCCGGCGGAGAACTGACAGGCTTGACCGTCGGGACGACAAATTGGCCGGATCTATGGTCGGTGGACCGTGTGGTTTCTAGCCGCTTTGCCGATGATTGGTACTTTGTGGACGAGGCCGCTCCTCCCGCGGAACGCCCCGCGCCGGGGCGCGACGGGCCAGAACGGTCTTGGGGACCCGGTTTTTGGGATCAATTGACCCGCCGAGATGCCGTGCGCTATCCTGGCGACGAGGGTAAAAACCATACCCGCATCAAGGACACCTTTCGCCCCATCGTGGCCCAAACCTCTAAGAGCGTGGTGCGGATTTATTGTGATAACGAGCCCGCGACGCTGGGGCTGATCGTCAACGCCGACGGGCAAATTTTGACCAAAGCCAGCCAATTAAAGGGGCACATTACTTGCCAGGTGGCGGGTGGCAAAAAATACCCCCTCACCGTTCTAGGCGTCCTGCGGGAACATGACCTGGCCCTGGGAAAAATCGACGCCCCCAACCTTGCTCCCGCGGACTGGCGCAAGGCTGAAACACCCCCCTTGGGAAATTTCCTGATTACGCCCGATGGTAACGGCGATGTCGTGGCCCTGGGCGTGGTCAGTGTCGCTCCGCGAAAAATTTCCGCCCCTAGCGGCATTTTGGGTATTTTGCTGGGGCAGACCGATCGCGGTCCAAAAATCGAACGAGTCCTGGAAGGGAGCGCCGCGGAGCAGGCGGGACTACTGGTGAATGACGTGATTTTGCAGGTCAACGAGTGGGAGGTAAAATCCCGCGAGTCGATGATTGAGTTGATTGGCAATTTTCGTCCTGGTGAAAAACTAAGCCTAAAAATCCTACGAAATGGGACGAAGCTGGAGATTGGCGCGACGCTAGGCCGACCCGAAACCGGCCGCCCGGTAACAGCCCGCGGATTTCGCAGGACAGAAGATGAACGCCTGGCGGGCGACCTGAGCGAGCGGCGCGGCGGCTTTGCCCAGGCCTTGCAACATGACACGGTGCTACGGCCTTATCAGTGCGGGGGACCGGTGGTGGATTTGGATGGCAAAGTGGCGGGAATCAATATTGCACGGGCGGATCGCGTGGCCAGTTATGCCCTCCCCGCCAACGTGGTCCAAGAGGCTTTGCGCGAATTGCAAACGGGTAAACATCCCGCCGGGCCCGAGTTGCAAGGGACAAACGCCGACCGTCTGCGCGAAAAAATTCAACAACTACAAGAAGCTCTGGCTAGCGCGGAAAAATCCCAGGCGGCCACCAACGAAGAAGTCGAAAAGCTGCGCGCGGAATTGGAAAAAACCGACGAACCTAGCGAGAAACTGCGGGATTCCCTGGACAAAGCTGAAAAATCACACGAGTCCGCGGTAGCCGCCGAACAAAAAGCCCGCCAAGAGTTGGCAAACGCCCAAAAGCAATTGCGGCAATTGGATTAA
- a CDS encoding trypsin-like peptidase domain-containing protein, which produces MTAVLLLVVCGSGPSHLTAQPATANKPATPAAAPAGNKIASVSKEAPVAESREQQPDFLRAGAPKSVEDLKTLEKAITTLLPKLNAATVGVQIGNSAGSGVIIDKEGHVLTAAHVAGTAGQEATFILPDGKVLSGKTLGANHDTDAGLMKIDNPRDLPFIPLGDYNQVRTGTWVISTGHPGGFQKDRTPVVRFGRVLSARRSVVVSDCTIMPGDSGGPLFNLNGEVVGIHSRISGALTSNLHVPISLFQDDWDRLVKGEVWGRDITPTGPYLGVIGDTEVTDKAQLAAVNPGSPAERAGLKGGDVITKINDQELKSFDELAAAVRQLKPGQTAKLSVLRGTETLDLKVKIGTRPAN; this is translated from the coding sequence ATGACGGCTGTTTTGCTGCTCGTTGTGTGTGGCAGCGGGCCTAGCCATTTGACAGCCCAGCCCGCGACGGCGAACAAGCCCGCTACCCCCGCCGCCGCCCCCGCAGGGAACAAAATTGCGTCTGTTTCTAAAGAAGCTCCCGTGGCGGAAAGCCGCGAGCAGCAGCCCGATTTTTTGCGCGCGGGCGCCCCTAAGTCGGTGGAAGACTTAAAAACCCTGGAAAAGGCGATCACTACCTTATTGCCAAAACTTAATGCGGCCACTGTCGGGGTGCAAATTGGCAATTCCGCCGGCAGTGGTGTCATTATCGACAAAGAGGGGCATGTGCTGACCGCCGCGCATGTGGCCGGAACAGCCGGCCAGGAAGCGACGTTTATTTTGCCCGATGGCAAAGTTCTGTCGGGGAAGACGCTGGGGGCCAACCATGATACCGACGCTGGCCTGATGAAAATTGACAACCCCCGCGATTTACCCTTTATTCCCTTAGGTGACTATAATCAAGTGCGCACGGGGACCTGGGTCATCAGCACGGGACATCCCGGCGGCTTTCAAAAAGACCGCACCCCGGTCGTTCGCTTTGGACGGGTCTTGTCCGCGCGGCGTTCGGTCGTGGTCTCCGATTGCACGATCATGCCCGGGGATTCCGGCGGTCCATTATTTAACCTGAACGGCGAAGTTGTGGGAATTCATAGTCGAATTTCCGGAGCGTTGACCTCCAATTTGCATGTGCCGATTTCCCTGTTTCAAGATGATTGGGACCGTCTGGTCAAAGGCGAAGTCTGGGGACGGGATATTACCCCCACGGGACCGTATTTAGGGGTGATAGGCGATACCGAAGTGACGGACAAGGCCCAACTGGCCGCGGTTAATCCTGGTTCTCCCGCGGAACGGGCGGGGCTAAAGGGAGGGGACGTGATTACCAAAATTAACGACCAGGAACTCAAATCATTTGACGAATTGGCGGCGGCCGTCCGCCAGCTCAAGCCGGGGCAAACGGCAAAGTTAAGCGTGCTGCGCGGGACCGAAACCTTGGACCTCAAAGTGAAAATTGGGACACGTCCCGCCAATTGA
- a CDS encoding tetratricopeptide repeat protein codes for MSTADELYNAADELKEAGQIDAAINKLHEALGVDPNHALTHTALSVLYTRQGKHAEAVQHGLRVCELEPNDPFSFTSMSVTFMRAGKIPEAEEAMARSRMLQQTR; via the coding sequence ATGTCCACCGCCGACGAACTGTATAACGCCGCCGACGAATTAAAGGAAGCCGGCCAAATTGATGCCGCGATCAATAAACTGCACGAAGCACTGGGCGTTGACCCCAACCACGCCTTGACCCACACGGCGCTTTCAGTGCTGTACACCCGCCAAGGGAAGCATGCCGAGGCGGTCCAGCATGGCCTGCGCGTTTGCGAGCTGGAACCCAATGACCCGTTTAGCTTTACCTCCATGAGTGTGACGTTTATGCGGGCTGGCAAAATACCCGAGGCCGAGGAAGCCATGGCCCGCTCGCGTATGTTACAGCAGACACGATAA